A window from Triticum aestivum cultivar Chinese Spring chromosome 6D, IWGSC CS RefSeq v2.1, whole genome shotgun sequence encodes these proteins:
- the LOC123141452 gene encoding uncharacterized protein, giving the protein MAEQARADFATKLSLRKFMATAQHVTLDQRQLARSMGLDHLLDLKCDTLPRGVVHYLASNFDVPSRAIELPNGFKFTITPYCIHQVLGIPLGGKTIEKKQNPALRSLIAQQTKCKGNYPTINELDNLIQPGLDGDSFKRIFTMYALTVLLCSSSHGAASPDYYHILEDPEQIGSFDFCTAVLDKLVASIDSYKAGATTVLGGDLLTLTIIYFEFLDTDIMPVTSKRPRISLWTSEIVAEYERRDCTSSDKLLYGRLPTKHVSETPFGQINTQSKVTLGASYDELLQFTLSIVPEENHQMVFFYFCL; this is encoded by the exons ATGGCTGAGCAGGCAAGAGCA GATTTTGCAACAAAGCTCTCGCTACGGAAATTCATGGCGACGGCGCAGCATGTAACTCTAGATCAAAGGCAGCTTGCCCGTAGCATGGGCCTGGATCATCTGCTTGACCTAAAATGTGATACTCTGCCGCGCGGTGTCGTTCATTATCTGGCATCAAACTTTGATGTACCCTCAAGGGCTATTGAACTCCCCAATGGGTTCAAGTTCACAATCACACCCTACTGCATACACCAGGTCCTGGGGATACCACTTGGCGGAAAAACCATAGAGAAGAAGCAAAACCCAGCACTTAGATCACTGATTGCTCAGCAGACAAAATGCAAAGGAAACTACCCGACCATAAACGAGCTGGATAACTTGATACAACCTGGGCTAGATGGAGATTCATTCAAAAGGATTTTCACAATGTATGCGCTCACCGTGCTCCTCTGCTCTTCAAGCCATGGGGCTGCTAGTCCAGATTACTACCACATTCTGGAAGACCCTGAACAGATTggctcattcgacttctgcacggCTGTCCTTGACAAGCTTGTGGCGTCAATTGATAGCTACAAGGCTGGAGCCACAACGGTGCTCGGCGGGGATCTCTTAACACTCACG ATCATATACTTTGAATTTCTTGACACCGACATCATGCCGGTCACAAGCAAGCGGCCACGGATTTCACTTTGGACGTCTGAAATTGTAGCAGAATATGAAAGGCGGGACTGCACAAGCAGCGATAAATTGCTTTACGGCAGGCTCCCG ACAAAGCATGTGTCGGAAACACCCTTCGGTCAAATCAACACACAGTCAAAAGTCACACTAGGTGCCTCGTACGATGAACTCCTGCAGTTCACCCTCTCAATTGTTCCAGAGGAAAACCACCAGATGGTATTTTTTTACTTTTGTCTTTAG